The following proteins are co-located in the Pseudomonas antarctica genome:
- the queC gene encoding 7-cyano-7-deazaguanine synthase QueC: MTDQKRAVILLSGGLDSATMVAMAQAQGYRCYTMSFDYGQRHRAELDAAARVARDLSVVEHKVIGLNLNGIGGSALTDSSIDVPEAPSEGIPLTYVPARNTVFLSLALGWAEVLNARDIFIGVNALDYNGYPDCRPEYVESFERMANLATKAGVEGQSFRIQAPLQNMSKADIVKAGVGLGVDYALTVSCYQADDAGRACGKCDACRLRAEGFQTAGITDPTRYF, from the coding sequence GCCACCATGGTTGCCATGGCGCAGGCGCAAGGCTACCGCTGCTACACCATGAGCTTCGACTACGGCCAACGCCACCGCGCCGAGCTGGACGCCGCCGCGCGTGTCGCCCGTGACCTGAGTGTGGTCGAGCACAAAGTGATCGGACTCAACCTCAATGGCATCGGCGGCTCGGCTCTTACCGACAGCAGCATCGATGTGCCCGAGGCGCCCAGCGAAGGCATCCCGCTGACCTACGTGCCGGCGCGCAATACCGTGTTCCTGTCGCTGGCCCTTGGTTGGGCCGAAGTATTGAATGCCCGTGACATCTTCATCGGCGTCAATGCACTGGACTACAACGGTTATCCGGACTGCCGTCCAGAGTACGTCGAGTCATTCGAGCGCATGGCCAACCTGGCGACCAAGGCTGGTGTGGAAGGGCAAAGCTTTCGTATCCAGGCCCCGCTGCAGAACATGAGCAAGGCAGACATTGTGAAGGCTGGCGTAGGACTTGGCGTGGATTACGCGCTGACTGTTTCCTGCTACCAGGCAGACGATGCTGGCCGCGCTTGTGGGAAATGTGACGCTTGCCGACTGCGTGCAGAAGGCTTCCAAACGGCCGGAATTACAGACCCAACGCGTTATTTCTGA